In Panthera uncia isolate 11264 unplaced genomic scaffold, Puncia_PCG_1.0 HiC_scaffold_1506, whole genome shotgun sequence, the following are encoded in one genomic region:
- the LOC125917122 gene encoding protein Shroom3-like — MDIKLNNALGEEVEALISELCKPNEFDKYKMFIGDLDKVVNLLLSLSGRLARVENVLSGLGEDASNEERSSLNEKRKVLAGQHEDARELKENLDRRERVVLDILANYLSEEQLQDYQHFVKMKSTLLIEQRKLDDKIKLGQEQVKCLLESLPSDFIPKAGALVLPPNLESETAPVGGCTLSGIFPTLTSPL, encoded by the exons ATGGACATCAAGCTCAATAATGCCTTGGGGGAAGAGGTGGAGGCTTTGATCAGTGAGCTCTGCAAGCCGAATGAGTTTGACAAGTACAAGATGTTCATCGGGGACTTGGACAAGGTGGTAAACCTGCTGCTCTCCCTCTCAGGGCGCCTGGCCCGTGTGGAAAACGTCCTTAGCGGCCTCGGTGAAGATGCCAGTAATGAAGAAAGG AGCTCCCTCAACGAGAAGAGGAAGGTCCTGGCTGGGCAGCACGAGGATGCCCGGGAGCTCAAGGAGAACCTGGATCGGAGGGAGCGTGTAGTGTTGGACATCCTGGCCAACTACCTGTCAGAGGAGCAGCTCCAGGATTACCAGCATTTCGTGAAAATGAAGTCAACACTCCTCATTGAGCAGCGAAAGCTGGACGACAAGATCAAGCTAGGCCAGGAACAAGTCAAGTGTCTGCTGGAGAGCCTCCCGTCTGATTTCATTCCCAAGGCAGGGGCCTTGGTTCTGCCCCCAAACCTTGAGAGTGAAACGGCTCCTGTTGGGGGGTGTACTTTAAGTGGTATTTTTCCAACATTAACCTCCCCACTTTAA